The DNA window AAGTCACTGGCAGCACCATCTTTGGGGCAGAACAGTTGAACTCGATTACTCAAACTGTAGAGGGGCGGACTGTCACCCTAGAAGAACTCAGAAACGTTGCCGATGCGATTACCCAGTTGTACCTCAATCAAGGCTTCATCACCTCAAGAGCCATCCTGGTAGACCAAGCCATTACGGATGGTGTCGTCCAGATTCGCGTCATTGAAGGCAGCCTAGAAGAGATTAGGGTAGAAGGAACGCGCCGGTTGAATTCAAATTACGTGCGATCGCGCGTGCGTTTGGGGGCTGGCAAACCGCTCAATACGGGCAAGCTAGAAGATCAATTAAGGCTATTGCGCGTCGATCCCCTATTTAAAAATGTAGAAGCCAGCCTCCGCTCTGGGAGCGGGGTGGGTCAAAGTATTCTCGTCGTTCGCGTTACCGAAGCCAACCCCTTTTATGGCAGCTTCGGCGTCGATAACTACTCGCCTCCCAGCGTTGGTTCAGAACGATTGGGGATCAATCTGGGTTATCGCAACCTCACCGGCATTGGAGATGAATTTGCTGGCTCCTACTACCATACGACCACAGGCGGCGCTGATGTTCTTGACTTAAACTATCGGGTGCCACTCAACGCCATGAACGGCACCTTGCAACTGAGATATGCTCCCAACCGAAATAGAGTCACCCAAGCCCCTTTTGAAGTTTTCGACATTCGGGGAGAATCGCAGCTTTATGAAATTAGTTATCGACAGCCGTTAATCCGCTCACCGCGTGAAGAATTTGCCCTTTCTTTAGGCTTTACTCACCAGAATGGTCAGACTTTTACTTTTGCAGGGCCAACCCCGTTTGGTTTTGGCCCCGACGAAGAAGGTCGCAGCCGCACCAGCGTGATTAAATTTGGGCAAGACTATCTGCGTCGGGATGTTAAGGGTGCTTGGGCATTGCGATCGCTTTTCAGTCTTGGCACTGGCTTATTGGATGCCACCATCAATCCCGACCCCATACCCGATGGTCGGTTCTTAAGCTGGCTGGGCCAAGTGCAGCGAGTTCAAGTCCTGAATAACAATAATTTCTTAATTGTGCAAGGAGATATTCAGCTATCAACCAGTGGCTTATTACCCTCCCAACAGTTTGTAATTGGCGGCGGTCAATCGTTGCGCGGCTACCGACAAAATGTGCGTGCTGGTGACAATGGAGTGCGACTTTCAATTGAAGATCGCATTACCGTTCAGCGAGATGAAGCCGGTGCCGCCACATTGCAGTTTGCTCCTTTTGTGGATGTGGGTTGGGTGTGGAATGTGTCTGATAATCCCAACGATGCCACGTTACAGGATGAAAGATTTTTAGCAGGTGCTGGCTTAGGGCTAATCTGGCAACCTCTGCCCAAGCTAAATATACGACTAGACTATGGCATTCCACTGGTTGATATTGAAGACCGTGGCGAAAATGCCCAAGATCGGGGATTTTATTTCAGCGTTAACTATCAATTTTAGAAAGAATTAAAAATTAAAAATTGAAGAACTCCTCATTTTTAATTTTTAATTCTGCATTTTGCATGGATTACCACGGGTTGCCAATCATCGTAAAAGCTGCCCAATAATAAGGATGAGATAAATTTTGATTCTCCAGCTTCGCGAGTTCGGGCGTTAGAACCACATCCCCTCTGGGAGTTTGCAGTTTACCTCCCTGTATTCGCACTTGCCCTTTCAGCATCGCTACCTGTGCTTGCCGCAGTGCCTCCACTCTCACGGAGGCTTTTTTCAATTCTTGGTAAAATTCCGTCATCAGTCCCAAGGTGCCTTGGTCGCTGACGTACCAAAGACTTGCCAGCGCTGACTTAACCCCTGCCTGCACTGCCAGCCCAGCAAAACCCAACTCCGCCTGCTCATCACCCAGCGCAGTGCGGCAGGCACTCAAGACTAACAAATCCACCGGCGGGTCATTCCACTCAAGTTGTGGCAGTTGGTTCAAGGACAGCTTCGTGTCCCATAGCTGAATGTAGGAGTTACTCGGATCTCCTGGTTCAAATTCTGCATGGGTTGCCAGGTGAACAATTCTAAACGGTTGTAGACGGCGCTGAGTCTTGAGATTCTTGAGAGTGAAAGCATTGTTGAGGAAGGATTTACCAGGCCACAACTCAGGTGTAATGATTGATAACTCGGTTGGCACAGCGGGAAGCGGGTCTTGGTCGGGAAATTCCGATGCTCCCATTGCCAAAACTTGAGAGTTTTTTAGGTTGCGTTGGAGAGTGTCCGTTAGGCTAAGACTGGGGATCAAGCTGACGCTGTATTTCTCCACCAGAAATTGTTGACCATCATATAAAGCAGCAAATGGTACAGAACGCAACCCACTATCGGGCACGAATACGAGATTTTGGATGCCTCTAGCTTGTAAATCGCCTTCTAGCGGAGCGATTAGCCACTGATACAGTTGCTTGGCTGAGGTTAGGTAAGTGGGAGTGCGTCTGATCCGAATGACTTCCTTGCGAAATTGCTCGGCGACTTTGAGAACTTGCGTTCGCGAAGCGTATGCGCCTTGCGCTCCTCGCGAAGCGTATGCGCCTTGCGCTCCTAGCACGGCTCCCGATAACCGCTTGCGGATGGGTGGACCCTCTGCCGTTACCAGCACTACTTCCAGCTCGTCGCTCTGAGGGCTAACGGCTGTAGAGGCTGGGGTTTCCTGCCCCTGCTGAGTGTTGAGTGAGAGGGATTTTTCAGTCCCTTGTACTCTCCTACTTTCCTGCACCTCTGGGGCAATAGTTTTGGGAACAAAAGCAACATACATCAGCGCTGGTCTGACTCCCGTCTCTGTTTCAATTCTTGCGAGAGTCTGACGAGCATCAAGCAGAGAATTAACACGAGTGGGAAGATTATTAAGACCGAAATATTCGGCAAATTGACGGGTAAAAATTTCTTCGCGTTCAGTCACGACCGCGTCAATTTCAATTGCCGGGATATCCGGCGGGAGTTCTGTGGGTGGCTCCTCTTCTGGGTCGTCGATTAAGATTGTGGGATCGATTATTTGATCGGGATCGGCAGTAATTAATTGAATATTTCCCTGGGTGTCTGGCCCAGGAAAAGATTGGAAGGTCGGAATCGTGAATTGTCCATTGTTCAGCGCTCCGGCTGTCCCGTTCGTTGTGGGATTTCCAACTAAAAAAGGAACTAAATTGTTGCCGCCACTATGCTGGATAGCGATCGCGCCTCCTCCAATTCCTCCGGACGTAGAAATACTGGCAGAGATCCCATCTTGGTCTAGAAAAGTGCCCGTGGCTTTGAAAAATTGACCAGTTGCAATGTTAACGTTTCCCCCCACGCCATTCGTTCCCCCTTGGGCATTGATGGAGGCAACTTGAATATCTCCAAGCGGATCGAGGGTGACAGCTCCCCCATTCCCAATGGCTGAACTAGAGTTGATGACTCCAGCGTTGATTTCGTTCAGAGCCAAAAGCGCGATCGCACCGCCGTTTCCAGCGTTGGACGAGGAATTGATAGAACCAGCAATATTAATTGTCCCTGTCGGACTATTGGGTGAAGTAATATGGTTAATTTTGTCAAGTGCAGAAAGAGTAATTGCACCTCCATTCCCAAGATTTGATGAAGAATTTAAAAAACTTTTAATGTTAATTGAACCTGCTGTACTCGTTAGAAAAATATTGCCGCCATTACCTGAATCAGAAGTTGTCAAAATCCCATCTAAGGGCGAACTCAGGATATTAATATCCTTAAAAGCGGACATCGTTACAGAACCCCCATGTGCCCCTAAAAAAGTGGCAGAGGTATCGATTTTTCCGAGGACTGTAATGTTGTTAGCAGAAGCCAAATTCACAGAACTCCCCAGGGAGGGCAAGGAAGTTTTAGAAGTGGCTCCCTGCACCACGACATCACCAGCGTCTACCTGGATGTTAGCTCCAGACAGTTTCACCTCCCCAGTGCCGCTAACCGTTACTTTTGTCGCATTGTTAGCGCCTCCACCTGTGAGTAACTGCGGCAAAGAGAGAGGAGAAGCGATGGAGAGGGGGAGAGAAGGCGAGAGAGGTTGAATCTCTAAACTCAGCAGGTTTCCCGCCTGAGAAAGGCGAACCATCTTTTCACCTGGTACAGATGCAACCGCGATCTTCCCCCCAGGTGCCGAGAGATTACCGACGGAGACAACCGTGCCACCGAGTAGATTGAGATCCTGCCCATCTTTAACGGCTAGCTGTGCCTCGTTGACAATCGCTCCGGGAGTTTGAGGGGTGGCGAAGGCAAAGGTATTCGGCGTCCCTACCAGCGCCGCATAGCTATTAGAACTGATGGCATTAAACCATCCTGAGTCAAGTTTAATTCCAGTCGCTGTGGTAGCGGTGAAGCTTCCAGGTACGTTCAAACTAGCTCCTGCGCCAAAAACGATCCCAGCGGGGTTCATCAAGAAGAGGTTGGAATTGCCGCCAGAGACTTGGAGAAGCCCATTAATGACTGAAGGATCGCCCCCCGTAACGCGCCCCAGGATATTTTGAATGGAGGGGCTAGAAATGAAGTTGGCAATCTCACCTTGGCTAAGACCAAATTGGGTGAAGCTGTGGAACAAATTGGTCTTATCAGCGGATGTCGTGCCGCCTTGGATGTCGTATTGGGTTCCATTGGGCTTCACAATGGTGCCGGTGCCGTCAGTCGCCGGGACGATCGATTGTGCCTGCACGCTCAGAAAGCAAACGGATATTCCCAACGCCAGATGTGGAAGGGCAAAAAGCAAAAAGGCGATAGATTTTGACCTTTTCCTTTTGACTTTTCCCTTTTGTCGTGCTAGCAACAAATTAATTCTTTTGACAATTGATTTCATAAGGCCGCTCCTGAAAGGAAACACGTTCCTCAAGTCTTTAGATTTTTCAACGCTAGCTTTTGGGGCAACTTTTGCGCTAGAGGCAGTGTTGAAATGGCTACAGGCTTTTGTTTATAGTGTTTGGACAGTGTAAAGGGAGAAGTCCTCGCTCTGCGGTAAATTGCCGTATCGTCCTGTCCGCCAAAACTAATTAGGAAGGATATAAAAAGAATGGATTTCACCACCACTCAATCAATGAACAGGAGTTTGAGCGCCAACTCATCGCTTTTAGGAGATAAGCTAGTGAATTAGCCAGCTCCAGCCTGCCCATCTGGAGAAAGCTCAAGTCGGGCGGTAACACGGACAGAGCAATTACCGATCGGATTTTCCGGTTTCTTCCCAAGTGCCGGACTATCCACAAATTGCGTAAAGCAAAGCGATCGCTTCTATCGAATCGCTTCCGGGTGCCAAAGAAAGTAAACAATAAATAGTAGAAACATTCTTTGTTTGGGAAGCGGTACACCCCGCCCCGCTTTCCCCCAACCCTCAAAAGGGAAGGGTGTCCAGCGGAAATTTTTATGACTGACGCTTTTGCCCTTAGATGGCACCGCACCCTGATTGTTCCTGCCACGCTGCTGGCTCTTTGTCTGACCACTATATCAGCCAAAGCGCAAAATAAGGTGTACAGCCCAATTCCTGTACCGGCAAACAACGAAGTTTCCGACACGCTGACTGAAAAAGATATTCCGACTGGTGAGGGAGGTTTTGCTCGTGATTACGTGGTGAGTCTGGATGCTGGAGATCAGGTAGCGGTTGACTTGATCTCTGATAGTTTTGACACGATTGTGACGCTAATGTCGTCGGATGGCGCTACTGTGGCGGAAAATGATGACGGTCCCGACGGCAGCACTAACTCGCTTTTATTTTCCCGCATTACTGAGCCGGGTGATTATATTATTCGGGTTCGGGCTTTTGGGGAAACAAGCGGCGGTTCTTTTAAGCTCAAGGTAACTCGCCTAAAACCGATGTGAGTAGAAAGCAGAAGTTTTGAATTATTTGAATTATAAGTGTTGAGTTTTAAATTTAAACACTAACTCAATACTTATAATTTATGCTTCTCGAATTCGCTCAACATTTAGCCTGCTTTTCCCCGGCAAGTCTGACAATACCTATCTAACGGAAGTTTAGCCAAACTGTTAGAACTTCTTATCAGTTGGTAGCGGGAATGAGTCATCAGGAAGTAGAGGGAAGGATGATGGAGAGATGGGTACGTCTGAATTTTCGATACGTTTGCCATGTTTTCCAACCCAAGCGCGATCGCTACTTATCTCGCCCCTAATCTTCTAAGTGCAAGGAACTAACAGAAATCCAAAATTCAGCGGAGACTAATTAACTTTGGTTCTGTGAAATTAAATTTTATAGGGTAGTCAGGGGAGTCATCAATTCCGATATCCTCAATATGTCTATTCATGAATTGAGGAAATCCATGAAATCCCCTCTTAGAATCGACTCTTTGTTTTTTGCAGGAATCGGAATTTTTACTTTAGCCTGGTTTGTTTGCCATACCGAGAGTTATGTTCTGCCTTATCCTTTAATTGATACAAAATTACCTCTAGGCTTTTCAGAAGAAAAATTCTCTAGTATCCAATTAGGAATGGGCAAAGATGAAATTTTAAAAATCTTACCTGCTCCCGAACATAGCCTCGATCGTGACAATTGGAGTTCTGGTGTAGATGGTGCAGCTCTTTGGGGTGATTTTGTTTGGATTTCGTTTGAAATGTCTTTTGATAAAGAAGGCAAAGTAATAGGGAAAAAACGCTACATTAATCATGATTAACTGAATATATACCCCCTTTAAATAAATACACAGAGCGCTTTTCTCAACCATTCGATAGCTGGGGTTAATGTGTTACGGCACTATTTCAGCGAGGCGTTGCTGAAGCAGTTGGGGAAATTGGGCGTAGTATTTTTGATTGAGTGGGGAAGGATGAGGGAGTGGCAGTAGCATCACTGAACGTTGATGTATATTGCCTTCTGTGTCCTTCGCCTGAAGCGTAACTTGAATGCTGGCAGAGTAGCGATCGCTTCTTGTAAAAAACTGCTTCAATTCACCCTTAGCCGCATAAGGGGCAAACCAATTAAACGCTTCATTTCCCAAAGTGATAATTTTATCCCCTTGCCAATGCAATACCAATAATCGTTCTAAAAAGGGGCGAAATCGTTTTTTCACAGCCTCAGCGTATGCTTTGTTACCCGGTGGTTTGTAAGGCACGGTATTTGTCAGTAAAACGCGATCGAGGACAACCTGTAAATCGGTATCCTTATTGGGTTCGGTGGCTGCGATCGCACGGTACAAACCCCGACGCACAAAGCCACCAGCAGCACCGCAAAGCGGTTGACGTGCCCGTACTTCATCTTTTCCCAAATCGCGGGCAAAAAAGCATAGCTTGCTCTCTAGATTGCCTGCATAGAGAATTGGCTGCGTAGGCTCCAAACTCGCTGCCAGATACACAGGTTCATCAACGGGAAATGTTTCCCGTTGCGCTTCCTGCTGGATATCTGCAATTAACTGTTTAATGTCTGACATAACGTTTTATCTTACTTAAGATAGATGCAATAAATTATGTTTGCAAACACCAAATCTATTGAATGATACGATGTTGGCAATTTAAGAGACTATCCTATACAACGTCTAGATTAAAAGGCAAATTAAAAGCTACAGTGTTTTAACGACTAATTACGATTTGGAGTTTCCTATGGCGATAGAAACCACCCTAGATGAAGCTTCCATTAAGCAAAGCTTGGAGCAATTTCTGCTAGTGTTGTCTATTTCCTTGAGTGTGGCGACACTCTCGCGTATTTTCAGTTGGTTACGCCAAATCCCCTACACATTGCTGCTGGTAATTGTTGGGTTATTTTTAGCATTTGTAGATGTGCGGTTGGTGAATCTGTCGCCAGAATTAATTCTAGAGATTTTTTTGCCTCCCCTACTATTTGAAGCTGCCTGGAATATCCGTTGGCGAGACTTGAAAGATGATATATTTCCCGTCACTTTGTTTGCCATCGTCGGTGTCATCATCTCCGTTGTTGGTATTGCATTTCCCCTTAATTGGCTG is part of the Coleofasciculus sp. FACHB-T130 genome and encodes:
- a CDS encoding ShlB/FhaC/HecB family hemolysin secretion/activation protein codes for the protein MRSKFQWFWCGVLIEGAIACVSASGANAKTLPATPDLNGLNFHREMETMKAFSSDERAKKEPARRSVAPSKGIQQKRVGVVQPEPERSENRRLQAQTLPASPQNQPQLNQPLQPQSDPNRDRFPQPAPLPEPLPEESPSPVLTPPTPAPDSAPSSDTLEVKKIQVTGSTIFGAEQLNSITQTVEGRTVTLEELRNVADAITQLYLNQGFITSRAILVDQAITDGVVQIRVIEGSLEEIRVEGTRRLNSNYVRSRVRLGAGKPLNTGKLEDQLRLLRVDPLFKNVEASLRSGSGVGQSILVVRVTEANPFYGSFGVDNYSPPSVGSERLGINLGYRNLTGIGDEFAGSYYHTTTGGADVLDLNYRVPLNAMNGTLQLRYAPNRNRVTQAPFEVFDIRGESQLYEISYRQPLIRSPREEFALSLGFTHQNGQTFTFAGPTPFGFGPDEEGRSRTSVIKFGQDYLRRDVKGAWALRSLFSLGTGLLDATINPDPIPDGRFLSWLGQVQRVQVLNNNNFLIVQGDIQLSTSGLLPSQQFVIGGGQSLRGYRQNVRAGDNGVRLSIEDRITVQRDEAGAATLQFAPFVDVGWVWNVSDNPNDATLQDERFLAGAGLGLIWQPLPKLNIRLDYGIPLVDIEDRGENAQDRGFYFSVNYQF
- a CDS encoding CHAT domain-containing protein, whose translation is MKSIVKRINLLLARQKGKVKRKRSKSIAFLLFALPHLALGISVCFLSVQAQSIVPATDGTGTIVKPNGTQYDIQGGTTSADKTNLFHSFTQFGLSQGEIANFISSPSIQNILGRVTGGDPSVINGLLQVSGGNSNLFLMNPAGIVFGAGASLNVPGSFTATTATGIKLDSGWFNAISSNSYAALVGTPNTFAFATPQTPGAIVNEAQLAVKDGQDLNLLGGTVVSVGNLSAPGGKIAVASVPGEKMVRLSQAGNLLSLEIQPLSPSLPLSIASPLSLPQLLTGGGANNATKVTVSGTGEVKLSGANIQVDAGDVVVQGATSKTSLPSLGSSVNLASANNITVLGKIDTSATFLGAHGGSVTMSAFKDINILSSPLDGILTTSDSGNGGNIFLTSTAGSINIKSFLNSSSNLGNGGAITLSALDKINHITSPNSPTGTINIAGSINSSSNAGNGGAIALLALNEINAGVINSSSAIGNGGAVTLDPLGDIQVASINAQGGTNGVGGNVNIATGQFFKATGTFLDQDGISASISTSGGIGGGAIAIQHSGGNNLVPFLVGNPTTNGTAGALNNGQFTIPTFQSFPGPDTQGNIQLITADPDQIIDPTILIDDPEEEPPTELPPDIPAIEIDAVVTEREEIFTRQFAEYFGLNNLPTRVNSLLDARQTLARIETETGVRPALMYVAFVPKTIAPEVQESRRVQGTEKSLSLNTQQGQETPASTAVSPQSDELEVVLVTAEGPPIRKRLSGAVLGAQGAYASRGAQGAYASRTQVLKVAEQFRKEVIRIRRTPTYLTSAKQLYQWLIAPLEGDLQARGIQNLVFVPDSGLRSVPFAALYDGQQFLVEKYSVSLIPSLSLTDTLQRNLKNSQVLAMGASEFPDQDPLPAVPTELSIITPELWPGKSFLNNAFTLKNLKTQRRLQPFRIVHLATHAEFEPGDPSNSYIQLWDTKLSLNQLPQLEWNDPPVDLLVLSACRTALGDEQAELGFAGLAVQAGVKSALASLWYVSDQGTLGLMTEFYQELKKASVRVEALRQAQVAMLKGQVRIQGGKLQTPRGDVVLTPELAKLENQNLSHPYYWAAFTMIGNPW
- a CDS encoding PPC domain-containing protein, which translates into the protein MTDAFALRWHRTLIVPATLLALCLTTISAKAQNKVYSPIPVPANNEVSDTLTEKDIPTGEGGFARDYVVSLDAGDQVAVDLISDSFDTIVTLMSSDGATVAENDDGPDGSTNSLLFSRITEPGDYIIRVRAFGETSGGSFKLKVTRLKPM
- a CDS encoding uracil-DNA glycosylase family protein, whose translation is MSDIKQLIADIQQEAQRETFPVDEPVYLAASLEPTQPILYAGNLESKLCFFARDLGKDEVRARQPLCGAAGGFVRRGLYRAIAATEPNKDTDLQVVLDRVLLTNTVPYKPPGNKAYAEAVKKRFRPFLERLLVLHWQGDKIITLGNEAFNWFAPYAAKGELKQFFTRSDRYSASIQVTLQAKDTEGNIHQRSVMLLPLPHPSPLNQKYYAQFPQLLQQRLAEIVP